The genome window CTGGCCCGCTATGCGCGGTTCGAGGACATGGTGGAGCTGATCCGCCACCACCGCGACGTGAAGCTGCTGGTCGAGGTGGAAACCACCCTGCGGCTGGCTCGCTACCAGCCCGGCCGGATCGAGTTTGAACCCACCGACGATGCCGCCCCCGACCTTGCCTCCCGGCTTGGCGCGAGGTTGCAGACCTGGACGGGCGTGCGCTGGGGCGTGTCGGTCGTGGGCTCCGGCGGTGGCGAGACGATTGCCGAGGTGCGCGATGCCGAACGGCTGGCGCTGGAGGCCGAAGCGATGCAGCACCCGCTGGTGCAATCGGTGCTGATGCAATTTCCCGGTGCGAAGATCCGCGAGATCCGCACCGTGAAGGAGATCGAAGCGGAGGCCGCCGCGGAGGCGCTTCCGGAAGTGGACGACGAATGGGACCCCTTTGAAGAGGACTGATCCCTTCTACACGCGAAAGGTTACGACATGCTTAAAGGACTGGGCCAGCTGGGCGATATGGCCAAGATGATGAAGGCCGCTCAGGAGATGCAGGGCAAGATGGCGGCGCTCCAGGAGGAGTTGGCCGAGATGACCGTGGAGGGCGAAAGCGGCGCCGGGCTGGTGAAGGCCCGCTGCACCGCCAAGGGCGTGCTCAACGGGCTGGATATCGACCCCTCGATCTTCAACCCCGAGGAAAAGGAAGTGGTCGAAGACCTCATCCTCGCCGCGATCAAGGACGCCCAGGCCAAGGCCCAGGTGAAGGCGCGGCAGGAGATGGAAAAGATCACCCGCGAGATGGGCCTGCCCGAGGGGATGGACCTGCCGATCTGAGGCGGGCCAGCGCATGGCAGGGGATCAGGAAGAGATCGAAGGGCTGATCGCGCTGATGGCGCGGCTGCCCGGGCTCGGGCCGCGCTCGGCCCGGCGGGCGGTGCTTCAGCTCATCAAGAAGCGCGGCCAGCTCCTGATGCCGCTGGCCGACGCCATGCGCCAAGTCGCTGAAACCGCGAGAGAATGCCTGCGCTGCGGCAATGTGGGCACCGCCGACATCTGCTCGATCTGCCTCAGCGAGAAACGCGGCACGGGCGAGCTTTGCGTGGTGGAAGACGTGGCCGACCTTTGGGCGATGGAGCGGGCGGGCGTGTTCAAGGGGCGCTACCACGTGCTGGGTGGCGTACTTTCGGCGCTGGACGCCGTGGGGCCGGAAGAGCTGCGGATTCCGCGGTTGGCGGAGCGGGTGCGCGACGAGGGCATCCGCGAGGTGATCCTTGCGCTGAACGCCACCGTCGACGGCCAGACCACGGCGCATTACATCGCGGACCAGCTCGAGGACATGGGCGTTGCCATCACCTCGCTGGCGCAGGGCGTGCCGGTGGGCGGCGAGCTGGATTACCTTGACGACGGCACCATCGGCGCGGCGCTCAGGGCCCGCAAGGCGCTTTAGCCCGCGAGGCCTTCGCACACCTCAGGGCCCCAGTCGATCACGGTCCAGCCTGCCTTGCGGAAGACCCCGTTGTCGAACACCTGCCCGTAATCCCAATCCTGCCCTTCGGCCTGTTCCATGGCGTGGGCGAACAGCACCACATCCCCCGGCTCCAGCACGAAAAGCGTTTCGGCAGAGATGCTTGTGCCCGCACGCAGGCTCACCGGGCCGCCCTTCCAGCCGATGCAGCCGGACTCGCCGATCGTGCGGATCGGCAGGAGCGAGAGCCTGCGGCGGATGTCGAGATCGGGGATGTCGAGGCTGCGGCGGCTGGTGTCGATGGTGCAGCCCTCCTCCTCGGCCTTTATCCGCGCCAGCCGGGCCTTTTGGTCCGCGCTCAGGGCAGGGGTCTTGGTGGTGCAGCCGTCATTGCCGAAGATCGCCTCGCCGAGCGGCGAGCCGAAGCAGTAGCCCGCCTCATGGAAGATCGCGTTGCGGGTGAACCAGAGCTCGTCGCAGGTTCCGTCTCCGGCGAGGGCGGGGCTGGCGAGGAGCAGGAGGGCTGTGGCGAGGCGCATGGCAAAGAAAATCCCGGCAGAGTGAACTGCCGGGATGGTCCTGTGTCCGGTCCCGCAAATCAAGGGGCGGGTTGGCGGGAGATCCTCGGGGCAGGCCCGAGGATGGCAGCCATCTGCCCGCGCGGGCGTGCCCGATCAGGGCTGCTCGTCGTCGGAGCCGCTCTCGTCATCGGGGAGGTTGAAGAAGCTGTCGGCGTCGAGCACCTTGTCTTCCTTCTTGTCCTCGTCGTCGTCATTGCCGGAGAGCGTGAAGGTCTCCAGCCCGGAAATGGAGGAGGGGATCTTGGGCTCGGGCTCGGCCACGAGGCTCTGCTCGGTGGAGAGCAGCTTGCGGCGCTCGTCGTCCGACATCGCCTCGCCTTCGCGGGCCTTCTTGGCGGCGGCCTTCTGCACGGCGGCGTCCAGCTCGGTCTGCTTGCAGAGGCCGAGGGCGACCGGGTCAATCGGTTGAATGTTCTGGATATTCCAGTGCGTACGCTCGCGGATCGCCTGAATGGTCGGCTTGGTGGTGCCCACCAGTTTGCCGATCTGCCCGTCGGTCAGCTCGGGGTGGAACTTGACCAGCCAGAGGATCGAGGCGGGGCGGTCCTGACGCTTGGAGAGCGGCGTGTAGCGCGGCCCGCGGCGCTTCTCTTCGCCCACGGCGGCCTGGTTGAACTTGAGCTTCAGCCGGTGGCCCGCGTCCTTCTCGGCAGCGTCGATCTCGTCCTGCGTGAGCTGGTTGTTGGCGATGGGATCGAAGCCCTTCACACCGGCGGCCACGTCGCCATCGGCGATGCCTTGAACCTCAAGCTCGTGGAGGCCGCAGAACTCGGCGATCTGGGTGAAACTGAGGGTGGTGTTGTCCACCAGCCAGACGGCGGTGGCCTTTGCCATGAGCGGTTTGTTCATTGGTAGAAACTCCTTGAGCACGACTTTCCCGACGCCGGAAAGGCGACCCCGGGTTTTGGCGGGGTGAGTTCACATTGTCGGGGAACTTGGGGGGCTATATAGGGAAAAGCGGCGAGGAAAGGAAGGGCAAATGCGGGCTTGGATTGCGGCGATACTGATCGGGCTGGCCGGGCCGGCGTGGGCCGAGGGCGAGCCGGCGGGGGCGTTTGACTACTACGTGATGAGCCTGTCGTGGTCGCCCAACTGGTGCGCGCTGGAGGGCGAGGCCAAGGGCTCGCCGCAGTGCGACAGGGGCCGGGGCTTTGGCTGGGTGCTGCACGGGCTCTGGCCGCAGTACGAGCGCGGGTGGCCGAGCTACTGCCGCACCCGGGAGCGCGACCCGAGCCGGAGCGAGACGGCGCAGATGGCTGATATCATGGGAACTTCCGGCCTCGCCTGGTATCAGTGGAAGAAGCACGGACGCTGCGCGGGCCTGTCCAGCGCGGCCTATTTCGACACTGCCCGGGAGGCCTATGGCAGCGTTGTGCGCCCGCAGGTGTTTCGCAAGCTGAAAGACCCGATCACCCTGCCCGCTTCGGTGGTCGAGGAGGCATGGTTGAAGGACAACCCGGGCCTGAGCGCCGACATGCTGACCGTCACCTGCAAGGACGGGCATATTCAGGAGGTGCGTATCTGCCTGACGAAAGATCTCGAGCCGCGGGTCTGCGGCGCCGACACGGTGCGCGATTGCCGGATGCGGGACGCCGCCTTCGAGCCTTTGCGCTAGTTGGTTAATCGGCCTCGGGTGAGTCGAAAAACGGGAGTCACATCCCGTGCACAACCCGTACACAACCTGTACATACGCGTTTTCGGGTTTTTGTAGATCGGCCGGACGTTGCAACAACGCGCGGCGGGGCAAGGGCCTGTTCACCCCTGCCCGCGCCGCAGCGGCCCCTCAGGAGGCGGATTCGACCACGCCGCCATCGACCCGCAGCGCCGCCCCGGTGGTGCCGGAGGCGGCGGGGGTGCAGGCGTAGACCACCATGGCGGCCACCTCCTCGGGCGTGGTCGGGCGGCCGAGGATCGAGCTGGGGCGGGCCTCCTTGACGAAGCCGATCGCCGCGGCCTCGAAGCTCTCGCCGGTCTCGGCGGTGCGCGTCTCGATCATCTCGACGAAGCCCTCGGAGCTGGTCGGGCCGGGCAGCACGGCGTTGACCGTCACCCCGCTTTCGCGCAGCCGCTTGGCCAGCCCGCGCGACAGGGCGAGGAGGGCGGTCTTGGTGAGGCCGTAGTGGATCATGTCATCGGGGATGTTTACCGCCGACTCGGAGGAGAGAAACACGATGCGGCCCCAGCCCTTGGTGACCATTGCAGGCGCGAGGGCGCGGGAGAGGCGGACGGCGGACATGATGTTGGTGTCGAAGTAGCTCTGCCAGGTGTCGTCGCTTGTTTCGAAGAAATCTTCGGGGCCGTAGATGCCGAGGTTGTTCACGAGAATATCCACCTGCCCCAGTGCGGATACGGCCTCGTCGACGCCGGCGGCGGTGGAGAGATCGGCGGGCAGGCCCGAGACCCGCGCGTCGGGTAGGGCCTCGCGCAGGCGGGCGGTGGCGGCCTCGGTGCTCTTGGCGCTGCGACCGTTGAGCACCACGCACGCCCCGCGCTCGGCCAGCCCCTTGGCGGTGGCAAAGCCGATGCCGGCGGTGGAGCCGGAGATGAAGGCGGTTTTTCCGGTGAGATCATGGGTCATGGAATGCTCCTTTTGCCATATCACCTGAGGCACCGGCCCTGCTCTGCCAGTGTAGGCAGGGTTGCGGGCCGTGCATGGCGCCGGTCAGACCGGCAGGGAGCCGTCGATGGGGGGATCGGCCCTGGCGGAGGCGGAGGGGTCGTTCTCGGTGATCCAGGTCTCCTCCGCGCGGCGCTGGGAGAGCGTGAACACCCGCAGCGGCGCGGCGATCAGGGGCGCGAAGAGGCGGACGGCATGGGAGACCCAGCCTGCATCCGTCACCACGGCGATGCGGGAGAAGTCGTGCAGGTGGCTCATGCCCAGCCGGGCATCGCTCACGGCGGCCCCTGCGGTGAAGCCCTCGAAGCTTTCGTCGAGAATGTAGAGCAGGCGGATATCGGCATGGCGGCGCAGCTTGTCGTTGAGGGCCGGGCGCAGCACATCTTCATAGGCGGAGGCGTCGATGGTGCCCTGTCCGGTGACGGCGAGCACGTCGGGCGGGAAATCGGGGAGGAGTGTGAAGCCATTGGTCATTGGAGACCTCCTTTCGGCAGGTCAACGCGGGGGCTCGGGTGCAGGTTTCGGCACGGGAAGAAAACCCGCACAGACCCCCTTGCAATGGCAGGTCGGGGCGGTTAGATCACGGCTCCACGCGCTGGTAGCTCAGTTGGATAGAGTACTTGACTACGAATCAAGGGGTCGGGGGTTCGAATCCTCCCCAGCGCGCCACTTCTCCCCAAGATCCGACTGAGACCTGACAGGCGCCTTTGCGGGCGCCTTTTTGCGTTCTGCGCGGCGGGTTCAGCCGCCCTGCCCTCGCCTCCCCTAGCCTGCCCTCAGCATCATCTCGGCGGCCTTCTCGGCGATCATCGTCACCGGGGCGTGGGTGTTGCCCGAGGGGATGGTGGGCATGATGGAGGCGTCGGCGATGCGCAGGTTGGAGAGGCCGTTGAGGCGCAGTTCGGGGTCGACCACGGCGCCCGGGTCGGCGCCCATGCGGGCGGTGCCGACGGGGTGGAAGATGGTGGTGCCGAGGTCGCCCGCCGCCTTCAGCATCTCTTCCTCGCTGCGGACCTGCGCGCCGGGTTTGACCTCGCGCGGCTGAAGCCCGGCGAGCCCTTCGCTGGCCATCAGCCGCCGCGCGTGGCGCAGGCTGTCGACGGCGACGCGCTGGTCGGCGCGGGCGGTGAGGTAGTTGGGGCGGATCTCGGGGGCGGTGTCGGCGCTGGGCGCGGTAATGTGGATCGTGCCGCGGCTCTCGGGGCGCAGGTTGCAGACCGAGATCGTCACCCCCGGCTCGCGGTCAAGCGGCTGGCCGAAGGCTTCGAGCGAAAGCGGCTGGACGTGGTACTCGATATTGGCGCGCTCGAAGTCGGGCGAGGAGCGGGTGAAGATGCCGAGCTGACTGGGCGCCATCGACATCGGGCCAGAGCGGCGCAGGGCGTATTCCAGCGCGACGCGGGCCTTGCCGAGGAGGGTGCTCATCCGGTCGTTGAGGGTGAGCGCGCCGGTGATGCGGAAGACGGTGCGGATCTGGAGGTGGTCTTGCAGGTTCTCGCCCACGGCGGGCAGGTCAAGCGCCACCGGAAGACCGAGCGACTGCAACAGGTCGGGGTTGCCGATGCCTGACAGTTCGAGCAGTTGCGGGGTGTTCACCGCGCCTGCGGCCAGCACCACCTCGCCGGAGCAGCGGGCCTGTTTGAGCTGGCCGTTCTGGCGGTAGATCACCGCCTCG of Oceanicola sp. 502str15 contains these proteins:
- a CDS encoding YbaB/EbfC family nucleoid-associated protein, yielding MLKGLGQLGDMAKMMKAAQEMQGKMAALQEELAEMTVEGESGAGLVKARCTAKGVLNGLDIDPSIFNPEEKEVVEDLILAAIKDAQAKAQVKARQEMEKITREMGLPEGMDLPI
- the recR gene encoding recombination mediator RecR; this encodes MAGDQEEIEGLIALMARLPGLGPRSARRAVLQLIKKRGQLLMPLADAMRQVAETARECLRCGNVGTADICSICLSEKRGTGELCVVEDVADLWAMERAGVFKGRYHVLGGVLSALDAVGPEELRIPRLAERVRDEGIREVILALNATVDGQTTAHYIADQLEDMGVAITSLAQGVPVGGELDYLDDGTIGAALRARKAL
- a CDS encoding DUF4453 domain-containing protein; its protein translation is MRLATALLLLASPALAGDGTCDELWFTRNAIFHEAGYCFGSPLGEAIFGNDGCTTKTPALSADQKARLARIKAEEEGCTIDTSRRSLDIPDLDIRRRLSLLPIRTIGESGCIGWKGGPVSLRAGTSISAETLFVLEPGDVVLFAHAMEQAEGQDWDYGQVFDNGVFRKAGWTVIDWGPEVCEGLAG
- a CDS encoding DUF1013 domain-containing protein; this encodes MNKPLMAKATAVWLVDNTTLSFTQIAEFCGLHELEVQGIADGDVAAGVKGFDPIANNQLTQDEIDAAEKDAGHRLKLKFNQAAVGEEKRRGPRYTPLSKRQDRPASILWLVKFHPELTDGQIGKLVGTTKPTIQAIRERTHWNIQNIQPIDPVALGLCKQTELDAAVQKAAAKKAREGEAMSDDERRKLLSTEQSLVAEPEPKIPSSISGLETFTLSGNDDDEDKKEDKVLDADSFFNLPDDESGSDDEQP
- a CDS encoding ribonuclease T2, which codes for MRAWIAAILIGLAGPAWAEGEPAGAFDYYVMSLSWSPNWCALEGEAKGSPQCDRGRGFGWVLHGLWPQYERGWPSYCRTRERDPSRSETAQMADIMGTSGLAWYQWKKHGRCAGLSSAAYFDTAREAYGSVVRPQVFRKLKDPITLPASVVEEAWLKDNPGLSADMLTVTCKDGHIQEVRICLTKDLEPRVCGADTVRDCRMRDAAFEPLR
- a CDS encoding SDR family NAD(P)-dependent oxidoreductase, whose amino-acid sequence is MTHDLTGKTAFISGSTAGIGFATAKGLAERGACVVLNGRSAKSTEAATARLREALPDARVSGLPADLSTAAGVDEAVSALGQVDILVNNLGIYGPEDFFETSDDTWQSYFDTNIMSAVRLSRALAPAMVTKGWGRIVFLSSESAVNIPDDMIHYGLTKTALLALSRGLAKRLRESGVTVNAVLPGPTSSEGFVEMIETRTAETGESFEAAAIGFVKEARPSSILGRPTTPEEVAAMVVYACTPAASGTTGAALRVDGGVVESAS
- a CDS encoding STAS/SEC14 domain-containing protein; translated protein: MTNGFTLLPDFPPDVLAVTGQGTIDASAYEDVLRPALNDKLRRHADIRLLYILDESFEGFTAGAAVSDARLGMSHLHDFSRIAVVTDAGWVSHAVRLFAPLIAAPLRVFTLSQRRAEETWITENDPSASARADPPIDGSLPV
- a CDS encoding GMC family oxidoreductase; the protein is MTEAPTDAGSYDYIVVGAGSAGCVLANRLSANPANRVLLLEAGGRDNHHWVHIPVGYLYAMGNPRLDWCYRTAEEAGLNGRSLAYPRGKVLGGCSSINGMIYMRGQAADYDQWRQSGCTGWGWDDVLPLFRKSENHYGPASEAHGKGGELDVAEQRLHWPVLDAVSEAARTMGIPACADFNDGDNEGVGYFPVNQRGGWRWNARKAFLKPARNRPNLCIETHAHAQRLALSEGRAEAVIYRQNGQLKQARCSGEVVLAAGAVNTPQLLELSGIGNPDLLQSLGLPVALDLPAVGENLQDHLQIRTVFRITGALTLNDRMSTLLGKARVALEYALRRSGPMSMAPSQLGIFTRSSPDFERANIEYHVQPLSLEAFGQPLDREPGVTISVCNLRPESRGTIHITAPSADTAPEIRPNYLTARADQRVAVDSLRHARRLMASEGLAGLQPREVKPGAQVRSEEEMLKAAGDLGTTIFHPVGTARMGADPGAVVDPELRLNGLSNLRIADASIMPTIPSGNTHAPVTMIAEKAAEMMLRAG